The following is a genomic window from Nomascus leucogenys isolate Asia chromosome 25, Asia_NLE_v1, whole genome shotgun sequence.
gaaggatcaatttctatgtttatcagaaaaaaagaaaaaaaaaaaaaaactatctatgGGGCTATTAGGTCTTTTTCCGTTGGAAGTGGACTTTCTGTTCTGCCTAACTTTGTTTCCACTCCAAGCTCCTTACCCTCAGGTTGGGAGACAGAGGGACTCTTCTGTGGAAGGAAGCCCTGGTGGCTCAGGCTCAAGAGTTCACAGTGGCCAGAGTCTAGCCCTGTCAGCCACTTGTGTTCCATGGCTGATGGAGAGGAGGGACCTGCCCAgctgcagtggctgttcacactCTGGCCCCTTTCCAAGCGGTGCTGGGCTTCTCCCATCCTCAGGCTGCTGCTCCTGCCAGTGCTCCCCTCAGCGTCCTCCTGCACAGACCTCAGCAACACTGGCTTCTGGGCCTGATTCCCACCCACTGGCATTTTGGGCCCTTGGGTGATGTCTTGCCGTTAAGTTCTGTCCTAAATGCAACccatgggtttttctttttctatctggTAATTCTGTCTGTTTCTATTTGGGATTTAGGGAGATTTGGAAACTATGCCTCAGGTAGCACCATGTCTCTAGGACCCACCCCTCCCCCTCAAAACAATCCTTGATCCTAGTAAACGAAAATTCAGagcaaaaaggaaatagaaagacttggtttaaaaataaaaggtttctACTTAAACCCCACAGCAAACACTGTGTGTAGTGATGAACCTTTGGTGCTTTCTCTTGAAAATCAGGAACAATCAaggattcttttaattttattcagcATCATCCTGGGTGTTCAAAGTAATGTTGCCAcaggaaaaacaatagaaatgggAGTTTTAAAGATTGGAAATGAGAAGTTAAATTCTCCTTAGTTtcaaatgatgagctcatgtacATAGAAAATTCCAAGAAAATCAATGACAGAGTGTAAGAACTAATAAGAGAACTTGCAAAGGAAAAGAGCTAAACATACGGTTTGATATGAAGACAATATGTGAATAatttatatagacatatatataagATTTATATACTAAGACAACGTAATAGAAAGCTGTTCCCCATTCACACTAGTAAAACATCCCTgtgaaatacctagaaattaatcCAAAGAGGAATATTTTAGACCTATAGAAGAAAATGATAGAATTCTAAATGGAACTATTGTACTATGTAACTGCAAGGCAAGATGAGATGAACAATTATAGTTTCCTCCTACATATTTAAAAgctcaatgcaatcccaatcaaaatcatagtactttaaaaaatacttgaaaagctTTCTAAAATTAATCGAGGACAAGCTAGAACCAGCGTTTTCAGAAAATAAGATAGTGGCACCTTCCCTATGAGCTGTTAGGATATATTACGAAGCTGAATAACATGGATAGAACATCTGGAATGGGTTCAAGGACAGATCAAGAGATTAAtagaacaaaatacaaaatacagatTTCAGAAGCAGACTATACAAACATTTCTATCAGACGAAAGAGATGTTTCAAATGGGAGATGGAGAGAGTAAACTAACTTTAAAAAAGGACAGTTGGCTATTGGTGGAAGAGAAAGATTAATATGTCATACCTCACAGAAGTCATATCAGCAAATGGGGCAAAAAGTTAAATCTAAGCAATAACAATGAAACCAATATCAGCAAAATTCGGCCTGTTTCCAATCTCGGGGAGTGTGCTGTATAGAAGTAATGATGGGTTGGAAATATTTGGAGGGCATATGATGGACAGAGGATCCCCAGCCCTAAATCCACAAGAAAAACACACATAGCATGATAGGAAATGGGCTAGGAATGTGAACAGGAAACAGCGTGGAGGGCCATGCGCTTAGGCCGTAGTGGGTTCCCAGCAGCTGTCAGTGCAGAGGGCAGGGAGCTGAGAGCAGATCAGGCTGAGCCGGGGTCACGCGGGGTCCCCCAGCCACTGAGGGCACTGGGCAGCAACCATGCAGGCCCTGCCCCTCCAGGCTCCACCTCACTTTCTGTGGCATTTCTGTGCCTGTTCTGACCACAGCCACAGCAGCACCACGTCCATCAGGCTGCGGCCGGCCTGGCTGTGGGGTGACTGCAGCATCCCAGGGGCGGGCATTCTCGTCAGCGTTTTGATCTCTGCCGCTGGCCTGGAGGAGCTTGTCTCACAGTCTGAGGACTGACTGCTCTGTGCCCACCCAGGGTGGCGGAGCCCCATGCGCTGCCTGATCTTACCACTGTCCCCGCTGACGGCCTTTCCCACAGGACATCACAGGCAGCTCATGCTCCCCGCTTGGACCAAGCCTTAGAGGGATGAGAGTGTCGCTGACTGTGTGCCCACACTGGCATCATCTGTGGGAACCCAGGCTCCTCATCCCTACACCTCTGTGGAACCTGCTGCCCCCAGAGGAGAACCTGGGCAGCACCCGGGTTTTGGGGAATCCTGTGCATCCGTCCGCCCACCCCATGATGCTTTTGTCCTCATCGAGTCCCTTGTCTCCTGTGCAGGTGCAGCAGCCCCTCACTCTCCCCTTGCGTTGCTGCTGAATGGGCAGAACCCTCGGGCGGGCGGCACACAGGGAGGGTGACCAGGCCTGGAGGCTGTAGTGCCCAGACCCCAGACCAGCTTCCTGGAAGGTGACTCTGCAGGGCGGGCTCTCCCAGGTGAGAGAGTGGGTGGGACGGTCCTGGAGCCTGGAGAGCCCCACAGCCCAGGGCACAGCAGCCAATGACCAGGCTCAGGAAGACCCGGGCACAGGGGCTGAGCCGGGACTGAGCCTTCCTGGGAGTGACCGTGAGTCCCACCTGGTGAACCCCTGGAGGAATTAGGCCACTGTCCCCTGTGACTTCTAGGTTAAGTCACTCATTCCTAAAAATAATCATGGCTGGAGGAGACCAATGTCAGCTCAAAACCGTGTGTCCCCAGGAGCACAACAGAAAAGAGAATCAGGTGACCAAGGAGAGTTTATTGGGGAGCAGAAGGAGGTGCTGACAGGTTCAAGTCGAGGCTAAGTGACCCAGAGCAGAGAAGCTGGGAGGGAGGACAGGGGACCCAGCAGGCAGGTGGGCATCTGCTgggaggcaggagctggggagCTGCAAGGATGGAGGCTCCTGGGAGCAAAAAGGGGGAGGTCGCCTCAGCACAGGGGAGACACGGGGACCCATCCTAGGTGGGGGCAGCCACCTAACCCAGGTCAGGAACTGAGCCCAGCTGGCCCAGGGGGGCGTGCACATCAGCAGCTGGACTCCTGGCCTGAGAAGAGGGCTCAGCAGGCCGGGCGGGAGCACGCGGGGCGGCAGAGGAGGGACACGCAGGAGGCCGGGCGGCAGCAGCTGGCCtggcaggaggaggcaggggcaCAGCAGGAGGAGACAGGCACGCAGCAGGCAGGCCTGCATACGGGGCGGCAGAGGAGGGACACGGAGGAGAAGGGTCTGTAGCAGGAGGTGGTGCCGCAAGCCGGCTGGCAGCTAGACTGCTGGCAGCATGAAGTGGAAGCCCCAGAGCAGACAGGCACACAGCAGACGGGTTTGCAGCAGACAGGCTTGCAACGGACGGGCACATAGCAGGCCTGCTGGCAGGGGGAGGAGGTGCAGCAAGCTGGCTGGCAGCTAGACTGCTGGCAGCATGAAGAGGAATCCTCAGAGCAGGTGGGCACATAGCACACGGGCTTGCAGCAAACAGGCACACAGCAGGACTGCTGGCAGGAGGAAGAGGCACAGCAAGCTGGCTGGCAGCTAGACTGCTGGCCGCATGAAGAGGAATCCTCAGAGCAGGTGGACACACAGCACACAGGCTTGCAGCAGATGGGCTTGCAGCAGACGGGCATGCAGCAGGCCTGCtggcagagggaggaggtgcaGCAAGCTGGCTGGCAGCTAGACTGCTGGCAACATGAGGGTGTGCAGGAGCTGGTGCAGCCTGATTGGCAGGGGCTGGGCTCACAGGCTGCCTGGCAGCAGGGGCTGGACACACAGCTCCCTGGGGTGCAGACCAGGGTCAGGCAGGGGGCCGGGGCGCAGCAGCTGGGGGCACAGCATAGGGGCTCACAGCAGCTCTCTGGGCAGTCGTCCACCTGCCAGGAGTCAGAGCAAGTGCTGGAGCAGATGGACATGGTGGACGCGGCcatgctggggtggggaggaggtgagcTGGGGGAGgtgtgagtgagtgtgggagtgagtgtgtgtgtgagtggttgAGTGAGTGTGTGAGCTTCGTGGGGCTGTCAGGCTTTTATACCCCTCCTGGCCTTGTTGTTCCAGGGCCCACAGCCTCCCCTTCCTGGTTGCTGAGAGGCGGCGTGTGTCATGATTAGGGATGTTTGTTTGCCTGTGATGTGGCCCAGCTCATAAATCTGTCATGTCTGGGCTGTAGCCTGTCCCATGTGGATCCCTGGGGGCAAGAGTGGAGGTGGACCTGGTCCCAGCACCCCACCAGTGCAGCCCGGGTTGTAAGAAGGGGGCTGTGGAGGCAGGGGTGGCCCTTCAGCCTTATGCAAAGTGTGGCATGGCAAGGCGAGAGCTGTCCCACCCACGATTATGGGGGTGTCTCCTCCCTAAAGCGGGTCCTCACTGAAGGGGCAGAAGCAGCTGGTAGAAGCATAGGATCACGGGAGCAGCCGGAGAGAAGGTGCAGCAGAGGCCGGTGAGCCCCACAGTGGTGGCCCTGCACattccttcccccatccccatcACTGGAGGAGTTAGAGCCCCAAACAGGGAGAAGGGGAGCAAGGAAGGAGAGCCCATGCCCCTCCCCGCGGCCTTCCCCGAGGTCCACTCAGACGTTCATGTGGGAAGGCTGGGGATAGGACTGGGCTTCAGATAGGAAAGAAAAGTTTTGAACTGGTCCATCCTGGGCTATGGATTTGGTTCTGCTCTTAAAGGCCATAGCTTTATGATGTGCTCCAATCATAGATAACTCAAGTCCCATtatcaatatttctttctttctttttttttgaaacggagtctcactgtcgcccaggctggagtgcagtggcgcgatctcggctcactgcaggctccgccccccagggttcacgccattctcctgcctcagcctcccacgtagctgggactacaggcacccgccacctcgtccggctaattttttgtatttttagtagagacggggtttcaccatgttggccaggatggtctcgatctcctgacctcatgatccgcccgtctcggcctcccaaagtgctgagattacaggcgtgagccactgcgcccggcccaatatttcttaaattttttttttgtacagatggggtctcaagtgatccctcctgccttggccaaaGCACTGGGACTGCGGGCGTGAGCCCTGTGCGTGGCCATCATCAGTGTTTGTGCACCCCACGTGTCTTCCCTGTTCCTGTTCATTGTCCTTGCTGTCCTCAGCTTCCTTTCTTCAAACGTAAGCTGCATGTGAGCAGGGAGCGTGTTTGTCTTGTTCACCACTCAGTCTTCAAAGGCCTAAAATAATGCCTGGCGCAAGGAAGAGCCTTTATAAAAATGGGCtgaaataataaacttttttggagaaattattGAAGAGTAATTTTGAGCTCTGAAAATGATTCCATTGTGCCACCTTTTTCTTATGCTGTATAAAATGCTCTGTCAAGTTCTCCTTTCATGTGTGGGGAACTGGCTAGACTGGCCATCTAGCTgagaaaaattaggaaatctGGTTTACAAACAAAATTTCTGTTCGAAGGGGCCGGGAGGTATCAAGACAGCTGAGACTTGAGTGAGTGAATCCGCATTAGAGAGAAAGTGCACAGAAGTGACTCCAATATTCCTTGTGGATTTTCTTATTGAGGCATTTACCAATTTACAGACCACAGCCAAGAGGCTGAGAGGCTGATCAGCTGGGCAGAGCTTTTAGTAGTCTcatggaaatagaagaaaaaaaccacagaGTTCAGGACCTGACAAGGTGGAGGGATTCTAGTAAAAAAACCCCTAGGTTTTCAGCTGGAAATGCTGAATGTAAGTGAAGGGCTATTCCCTCGGAGGAaggaaaaaccagaaagaatgaAGCCCACCTTTAAATCAGCTCGTACTGAACTCATACGATCTGCCTGTAGCCTAACTGCCTCCCAGAAACGGAAGTCATCTCTTCTGGGGACAGCAGCATCAACGGAGGCTCAAATCATCTTACAAATTTTCATAAAGTCCTTCATTCAGTCAAAAAATTACTAGGGATACTAGAAGACAAGACCAACTGACCAAAAGaccaagaggaaaaaacaaacaaaagaaacagacgTGCAGGAGATCTAAATATTAGCATTGTGACACTGGAATTTAAAGTAATGCTGATTAACTTGCTCAAGAAAATAGAGAACAAATGGAGAATTTCAGTGTCAAACTGGATTTattaaatggaatcaaacagaaattctggaaacGAAGAACACAATAGCTGAAATTAAGAACTAGGTAGCTTAGCTTTACAACATATAGACAAAACCAAAGAGAAGATTAGTAAAGGAAGGGAGATGAAGAAATTTCAAGCCTGAATACAGAgatgggaaagaaaagagggaaataaagaaaGTGGAGCAATAAACATGCCtatattttgtgaaaatttatGGGAAAAATGATTGAAATCCTACAAGGAGAGGAGTAAAATAGGtgtagtaaaatatttgaagatataatggACAAGAACTTTAACCTGATGAAATGCATAGATGCAAAGAGCATTTAAGAatctttaggccaggcatgatggctcacacatgtaataccaccactctgggaggccaaggtggccctGGTTGAAGATGAGCCAGGACAATATGGCAAAAcacaatctctacaaaaaatataaaaaattggcccACTTTGGTGGtacatttgtagtcccagctactcaagaggctaaggaggaggatcacgtgagcctgggaggtagacgctgcagtgagccaagattgcaccattgcagtctaacctgggcaacagaaggagacctgataaaaaaagaaaaaaaagaaaagaaaaagaaaaagaaaaaaaggaaccctCCAAACCAAGAATCTTTAGCAAGTgaacacaaagaaaactacaccTGGGCACATTGGGGTTGAAatccaaagacagaaaaatttaaaaacagccaGAGGAAAACAAGACATATTACCTTCAAAGAAGCAACAATAACATTTACAGATGACTTCTCAGTAGAAATGATGAAAGGCAGAGGACAATGGAATGATATATTTactgtctgaaagaaaagaagcacAAAGCTAGAATTCTATACCTGGAAGAAGATTCTCCCAAATGAGAACAGAATAATGACATCCTCTAGACACCAAGAGGATGTGTCACCAGCAAGATCTGCACTACAGAAAATACTAAAGGGAGTGTTAGGTAGAACAAAAACAAGCACAGATGAAAGCAAGAAGTTGATAAGGAAATGAAGTGTAACAAAAGAAGAACACATGGGGGAAATCTAAATGAATATTGGCTGTATAAAATGTCTTGTaagttgtaaaatatttatagaaataaaatacatggcAAGAACACAAAATTCATGGAGTTAAAGTGGCTTAAGCACACTGTaccatctgaaaaataatataaggTCTAATTTACATTAGACTTTAAAAAGTCATGGATTCATGTTATAATCTCCActataataataaaggaatatacAACTCACTAGGAAGTAGATGCATGTACTCGGCTGAATCATGCCTCCCCAAAAGTTGTCTCCACCCAGAACCTCACAATATGACCTTATATGGAAATAAGatatttgcagatataattagttaagtcATACGGGATCATAGTGAACCTTAAATCCAGTGTCTAGTGTCTTTaccagagaaaggagaaggaagttcAGACATACACACAAAGGGAAGAAGATGATATGACAACAGAGGCAAAGACTGGAGTGAAGATAGAAGCCAAGGGACCCCAAGGTTTGCTGGgtgccaccagaagctagaaggaGCAAGGACAGATTCTCCCTTGGAGCTCAGAGAAAGCATTGCCCTGTGGAAACCTTCATTTCAGGTGCCTGGCCCtaagaactatgagagaataattttccattgttttcAGTCACTCTTTTAGTGTAATTAGCTATGGTAGCACTAGGAACCAATAcaatgaaggaataaaaaaacctaaaacaCTCAATCCAAAAGCAGTAAAGCAAGGAGATAAAAGGGAGTAGATTCCTTGCATaagcaaaaccacagtgagatgggAGGTTTAAGCTCAAACGTATCAGCAAAGCCCCACATTCTTGCCAGTCCTGCACGTCAGATGTATCATTCCTTTAGTCAACACAGCTGTATAGAGAGAGTTCACTGGGGTTTAAGTTTGCATTGTCCTGGCGATTCATGATGTGaaacatgttttcatgtgtttatttgccatccatatttGTTCTTTAGTGAAGGGTCTATTTAAGTCATATATTATATGGCAAAATACTAAACGCTGTGGGATTCTGTAGATGTGATATTATggcaatagtaataataataagatgaaAAAATCAGTGCCTATTAGGGGCTAGAGTGGGGATGTGGAATGACTACAAAGGGGCATGAGGGAAATTTATGGGATGATGAGAGGAGTCTATGTATTGATGGTGTTGGTGGAGACACAACTGTCTATATTTGTCGAGACACAGAAtccaagaaaaggaaaagtcCCAAATATATCATATTGATTAAATGAATCTAAGATTAAAAGCCATTCTACAAAGCAAACTACGGACCCAAAGATTTTCACCAAAGAATGCTCTCAAATAATTGGGAGAGAAATAATGCTAGGCTTAAATTTCTCAGCTTGTTTTATTAGGCCATCATAATTTTCCAGAACTTAGGAAGTGGGACCTGAAGTATTGGCCTCTAGTGAGAGCAACTGAGGAATGCTATGTCCTGCCTGGGGCGGGGGGGCCACATGGATGTTACCTGGGGACATGATGGCCTGGCTGGGGAGGAGCCAGCCACAGGCCAGGAGAATGGCCAGGAACAAAGGATAATGAGGAAGCCACTGTCATGCAGAAGCTGGAGCAGACTGATCAGCAGGGGCTGGGCCCACAGGACATTATGTGCTGATGAAAGTGAACCCATCAAGAAGATATaccaattgtaaatatatacatatctaatATCAGATCACCAAAGtatttgaaacaaaaatggacagacatgaagaaagaaatagacagTTCCGGTTCTACAATAAGAGTTAGAGACATCAGTGAGCCATtctctgtaattaaaaaaaaagaggccaggcgtggtggctcacgcctgtaatctcagcactttgggaggctgaggcgggcggatcacaaggtcaggagatcgagaccatcctggctaacacggtgaaaccccgtctccactaaaaatacaaaaattagccaggcatggtggcgggcacctgtagtcccagctacttgggaggctgaggcaggagaatggcgtgaacccaggaagcggagcttgcagtgagctgagatcgcaccactgcactccagcctgggcgacagagcgagacactgtctcaaaaaaaaaaaaaattaattaattaattaattttgtaaaaaagaattaaattgacATTCAGTAAAGAAATAGAGGATTTGAAGAACCCCCTAAACACATCTAACATAGATGCAGAAACACCCAACTCAACTAACAGCAGACAACACACTCTTCTCAAGTTCACATGGGACAGTTGCCGTATTAGACTATACCTTAGGCCACAAAACTAgtcttaataatttaaaatgatcaaACTCATACAAACTATCTTCTCTGATTATAATggaaagaaactagaaaacaacagaagaaaaactggaattcacaaatatgtgtatattaaatTACACACTCTCAAACAACCAAGGAGTCAAAGGAGAAACTCAAAGAGAAGATAGAAAATACTCTGAGATgaataaaaaaagcaaaccaaaacttatgagatgcagtgaaagcagtaTATAGAGGGAAATTGATAACTGAatgcttacattttttaaaaaacagaaagatctcaaatcattAATCTAACTTTataccttaaggaactagaaaaagaagagcaaactgtATCCAAATTTAGCAGAAGGTAGAAAATAAAGACTAGAGCACAGAAAAATGGAATAGGAAGTAGAAAATCAGTAGAATCAATGAACCTcaaagttggttctttgagaaGAGCAACAGATTTGACAAATCTTTATCTGTCTAGATCTTTATCTAGACAAATATTTATCTAGATTAAAAGATGACagattcaaataattaaaatcataaatgaaaatgGGAATATCATTACTGACCTTACattaataaaaaggattataaagaatactatgaaaatttgtacaccaacaaattagataactaaTATGTAATGGAAGAATTCTTATAAACACACAAACTACCAACATGGCTACCTTTCCTTCATATGGATCCAGGTTACTGTCTAGTGCCCTTTTATTTCAGCCTGaattagcatttcttgtaaggcaagtCAATTGGCAATGAGCTCTTTCAGGTTTTATTTACCTTGAAATGAATCACTTTCtcttcagagtctcactctgttgcccaggctggagtgcagtggtgcaatctctgctcactgcaagcttcgcctcccgggttcccaccattttcctgcctccgcctcctgagtagctgggactataggctcccgccaccaggcctggctaattttttgtatttttagtagagatggggtttcaccgtgttagccagg
Proteins encoded in this region:
- the LOC100586114 gene encoding keratin-associated protein 10-1 isoform X3, whose product is MAASTMSICSSTCSDSWQVDDCPESCCEPLCCAPSCCAPAPCLTLVCTPGSCVSSPCCQAACEPSPCQSGCTSSCTPSCCQQSSCQPACCTSSLCQQACCMPVCCKPICCKPVCCVSTCSEDSSSCGQQSSCQPACCASSSCQQSCCVPPVCCKPVCCVPVCSGASTSCCQQSSCQPACGTTSCYRPFSSVSLLCRPVCRPACCVPVSSCCAPASSCQASCCRPASCVSLLCRPACSRPAC
- the LOC100586114 gene encoding keratin-associated protein 10-1 isoform X2; the encoded protein is MAASTMSICSSTCSDSWQVDDCPESCCEPLCCAPSCCAPAPCLTLVCTPGSCVSSPCCQAACEPSPCQSGCTSSCTPSCCQQSSCQPACCTSSLCQQACCMPVCCKPICCKPVCCVSTCSEDSSSCGQQSSCQPACCASSSCQQSCCVPVCCKPVCYVPTCSEDSSSCCQQSSCQPACCTSSPCQQACYVPVRCKPVCCKPVCCVPVCSGASTSCCQQSSCQPACCQASCCRPASCVSLLCRPACSRPAC
- the LOC100586114 gene encoding keratin-associated protein 10-3 isoform X4 — protein: MAASTMSICSSTCSDSWQVDDCPESCCEPLCCAPSCCAPAPCLTLVCTPGSCVSSPCCQAACEPSPCQSGCTSSCTPSCCQQSSCQPACCTSSLCQQACCMPVCCKPICCKPVCCPVCCKPVCCVPVCSGASTSCCQQSSCQPACGTTSCYRPFSSVSLLCRPVCRPACCVPVSSCCAPASSCQASCCRPASCVSLLCRPACSRPAC
- the LOC100586114 gene encoding keratin-associated protein 10-1 isoform X1, whose amino-acid sequence is MAASTMSICSSTCSDSWQVDDCPESCCEPLCCAPSCCAPAPCLTLVCTPGSCVSSPCCQAACEPSPCQSGCTSSCTPSCCQQSSCQPACCTSSLCQQACCMPVCCKPICCKPSCCVPVCCKPVCYVPTCSEDSSSCCQQSSCQPACCTSSPCQQACYVPVRCKPVCCKPVCCVPVCSGASTSCCQQSSCQPACGTTSCYRPFSSVSLLCRPVCRPACCVPVSSCCAPASSCQASCCRPASCVSLLCRPACSRPAC